A segment of the Eubalaena glacialis isolate mEubGla1 chromosome 14, mEubGla1.1.hap2.+ XY, whole genome shotgun sequence genome:
GGGTGACAGGGGTGGCCGTGAGCACCAACATCTCCAGTCCCTTCAGGCCTTCCCGGCAGACCTCAGCCGCCACCTCTTGGGTGATCTCCGACACGTGGTCCAGCTCCAGGACCTGCAGTCGCATGCAGTTTCTCGCtaggaagagggaagaaggggCAAGGTCCTGCTGACAAACACCCCAGGTCACCTCCTGCCACCACCCAGGCTGCAGCCCCGAGTCCCTCTGGGATTTCAGTGTTGCATCCACGCCTGCTTCCCATCACCCCCTACCCCAGTCCCAAGGAAAGACTCACCGAGTGATGCCAGGCCCTGCACCCCACAGCCGGCACCCCCGACGCCCAGGGCCCGGAGGTGGGGCCAACAGCGACCGATCATCTGTAGGCAGCGGTTACTGAAGCGCGTGGGCTGCTGGCTGGAGaacagggtggagggagggctgtcagggaagcccctggctgcATGATACCCTAAGCCTGCTTCTCTGTCAGGACCTGCCTCTCAAAGGCGAGGCCCCACCAACCACCCAGCTGTTCAAGTCAGAAacctgggatcttccctgactcctcctccctcaccttcTGCCAAGACCTGCAGATTCTGATTCCTGCATAACTCTTCAACCCACAGTTCAGACCACCATCCATATTCATCTGATCATacaactggtctccctgccagTTCATCCAGTGGCTGCTGACAGCCAGCCCCTCACTCCCATatcctttcactcattcattcaacaaaagctTCTCAAGTGCCTGTCATGACCAAGAACAATtgagctgggccctggggacacagtggtgatatagagacatggtccctgcctccAAGAGGTGGGCAGTTGGGGGGATGACACAGAACATTCCTAGTCTGATGTAATCCCGTTTTTTAAGATCTAAAGTCCCCCAGTGGCTTCCCAGTGCTTTCTAGACAAAATGCAAACATCTAAAACCCCTTAGGCAAGGCCTTCTGACCTTGGCCCAAACCTTCCTTTCCACACTCATTGCTCACTGGGCCCTGCCCACCACTCATACCACACTTGCTCCTTCCCTGAACACTTCATCACTTAACAATCGCCCAGCATCTGCCACGTGCTCAGTACCAGGGATACAGAAATGGACattcacagcctctgccctgaGAAACATGAGTCTGGTGTAGACTGAAATATAGAGAAATTATTGCAAAATGAACTACAGCAGGGGCCAGGACAAGGCGCAAGAGGaatggagacaggggagcagtGACAAATTCTACCAGGGTGTTAGTGACAGGACACTGGGGGACCCGGAAGGAGGTGTCATGTGGAGAGGGGCTTGCAGGGCAGGCGCAGGGAGTGAAAAAGCCTGGTATGTTTGAGGAATTCCAAGTAAAGCAATGAATGATCTCACACCCTGGATTCTTGGAAAACCAGCTCTTTTGTACATTATACAATGACCTCCCTGAACTGCCTTTCATGTGCCAAACAAACCTGGCTATTTCCAGCTAGTGTGGGAAATAGCCCACGGTGGCCTCTGCAGCCATTATGCACACATCTCATTTGAGCCAGCTATAGTCCTAATAAGATCAACAGATCTAATACCCCCTTCACTTTACAGTTGAGAAACTAAGGCACGACCGGGTAGCCCAAAGTCACACTGCTAGCCGGCCAGGACATGATCCCAAGTCTGATTCTGAAGCCCTGCTCCTGTTGCCTAAAGACACAGACTGATGAATGTCAATCTGTCACCCCAAACTGCATATGGAATGGGCCCAGATCTGCTCAGTCCTCAGCCCCACACCCAGCCCCAAccctgcccttccccacccctgcctgggcTCACCAGGGGTGAAGTGGCGCCACCTGGAGGGAGACAATCTCTCTGCAGCCTGCGCCCAGGGCCCAAATGACCTCATGGCCCACCGGGTCTGTGGCGCTTCTGTTGAAAAGACAAAGCTGGGGCCACCAACTCTGGTGGCCTCTGCTCCTTTCCCTTGGGCCACAGAGCTCTTGGGTCCCTTTGCCTGAGAGCCCTGGGGGAAGGATATGCAGAGCCCAGGGATCCCTGGGGCCCGAGGCCTTGCTTCTTGCAGTGTGGACCCACCTGTAGGTGACAGCCTGCAGGGCGCGGCAGTAGCAGCTGGCCAGCCAGAGCGAACGGTCAGTGAGGATGTTGGGACAGTGGGAGATGCGCAGGATCAGCAGATTCCCCCCAGCCGCCTTCAGCAGAGACTCTAGCCCTGCTTCCAGACAGCCCCTGGGGATAGCCGAGAGGTCAGGGCACTGTTTGTGGCCAGCTCCTCCTCTGGGAAGCATCCCAACATCACTCTGGGTCTGCAGCTCAGAAGcaacccccacccacccaccgtgGCCTCACCGGGTACTCCGGGCATACTCTTCTTTGCTCTCCTTCTTGCCCCGCTGCCGGGGCTTCAGGTTCTGCAGTGTCAGCGAGTGGGCCTGGGTGCACCACTGAGCCAGCATTGCCAAGAACTGCAGGGAGAGAGGGGTTACCTGGGGATGAGGGGATGAGGGGATCTGGGTTTGGTTGGCTGGAAGTGGACCAGCCCCAGGATAGGAGGCCTCACGAGAGCATTTCGGGGAGTCAGGTTGGAGCTGGGATGCTGTAAAAGGCTGCGAGGACCAGACCTTGCGGGGCAGACTCTGCCAGGGAAAAGGAGGGTTCACAGCAAGGGTGATTGGGAGGGCAGGGCGGCAGGCAGGGACAGGCACCTTGGAACAGACGCGGGCGTTCTCAAGCAGCACCCGTGTCCAGACGGCAGGGTGGCGGGCCACAAAGCGCCAGTCCCGGCAGACCTCGGCGGCATGTAGCAGTGTGCGCGTGTCCAGGTAGGTGAAGATGCAGAACAGGGCGGCTCGCATCTTGAGGATCTCCGGGCTGATGACCTCATTGGAGCGTGAGGGGCTGCCCCTCTCGGCTCGCCGACCCCGCCCACTGCCTCCCTCAGGGCGGGCTGCACAATATCACGGGGTCAAAGGTCAGTGTGGGGTATGGGTGGGGAGCTGGGGTAGGGTAGGAGCTGCAGGAGGAATGGGCATGGCAGAACCATGCCAGAGGACCAGCAACTTGGGAGGAGGGACAAAGGGCCTCTGCTTCCCCCTCCTCTGCATCACCCTCATTCCTAGttttgcaaattagaaaaaggtgGCCCTTCCTCAAGGGAACTTTCTTTTTAAGGTCGTATATCATCACATAGTCCAAAGTCATCCCCTAGATGAGGTGACTAAGTCAAGGCTGGAGAAGGAAGGGGCTTGGATAgaaaccctgcatctgtgaacAGAATGCAGGTGAGAGGTTGCCCAGAGCAGTGACCGGGGCACAGCCATGCACCCTGACCCGAACTCTCCAGCCTCCTGACCCCGACCCACTCACGTATGCACATGGCTTTGTGTGGATACAGGAGAGGGTTCGCCCTGCTGTCCCCAGGCTTCAGTTTGAACACTCAACTCCTCTCCTGTGAACGTCATGTGAAGGGACCCCTTGAGCTGTGGCATCCTTGTGCAATACCCAACCTGAGTGCCCCCGTGCTACAGCAGCGCCCTGTCCCAGCAGCTCCTGCTCCAAACTTGCTGGGCCTTGCGTGGGAGGGAGTTTGTCATTCTCATTGTGGGAAGTCTGGGGCAAGGCGAAAGGCGGTGCAGGAGCCCAGGAGATTTACTGCCTCGGCCCTGTGTCCCCTGAGAGCGCCTGGCACCATGGAAAGACTGGCCTCTCAGTCCCCCTCCCAAGACTCACCAGAGAGCCGGCAGCTGCTCAACGGCCCAGCCATAGCAGGCCCAGGGCGGGGGGCATCCGAGGGGCCCTCAGCCTCTGACTCGGTGGTTCGGGAGCCCACATCCGAGACgtcaccttcctccccctccGTGCTGTGTCGGCGAGGTCTGCGCTGCCAGTTCTGGATGGCCTGGCGCCGCAGGCCTGAGCTGCGAGGGGGCTGGGCCCGCTCCAAGCCGCCGTTGGCAGCCTGGACCCGTGTGCCCAAGCCCCCGGGGCCACTGTCCTCAGGGGCCCCCTCTTCTGGCCGGGGCAGCTCCAGACTGTCACTGTCATAGCAGCCTGAGCTCTGGGATGCAGCTGGGATGCGACTGCAGGCCCTGGGGTAGGGTGGACCAGATGGTGAGGAGCAAGGGGTCCTAGGCCTGCCTGAACTCCCCATGCCACCCCACCACTGGCCAAGGGCAACCCACCCACCTTACTTTCCAAGAGTCCCCTCTGAGTGTGGAAAGCCAGACAGAGGTGACCCgaggaggatggggagaggaggagaagccaCGACCCAGATGGGCCAGCCAGCCAGCGGGCCAGTGGATCTTTCCAGGGGGAGGGTGGGCTGTGTGGGGCGGGCCAGGCCCGCGGCTTACCCTGTGCTGGGAGAGGAGCCATGCCGTGACACCGCGTATGTGCTAGGCATGACCAGGCCCGCGTGGTGTTCTCGCTGTGGGCccccagagagggagggaagggcaggggggCAGAGGAGGCCAGAGGATGAGAAGGAACAGGAGAAACAGGGTACAAGATGGAGAGAAGGGGgggtggagaagagagaagaaggagaacAGTTGGGAAAGATGGACAAGTAGACAGATAGACAGCCCAGAGAGGCAGGCtcaccagccccctccccacgcccaccaagCACCCCAGACCCCGgcttgtggctcctgggctctcaTTTGCAGGGATGGGCAGAGGCAAACCCCTGCCTGAGGACTGGGGTTGCTGGATGGTATCTCACTACAGCCTCAGGGCTGGCACTTCTGCTGTCAGAGGGGCTCCCCTATTCCTGGACCCCAACTTCAGGCCTGGAATCTGCTCATGGGGAAGAGCCAAAGAAGGAAGCACGGAACATCGTGGGGCGGGGGGTTGTCAGGCCATGTATGAGGCATGGTTGTAGGGGGTCAGGTGTgcaggtggaggagggaaggcaggTGGGCACTCACCGTCCTGCCTGGGCCCCGGGTACTGGGCCCAGCACCACTTCCCCCACCTCCGCGGCCCAGGCTGGCACTGGGAGTGCTGCCACAGCTGCTGCTGATGACCTGCAGCTGCCGCTCGGCGCGGTCGGCCCGCTCGAGGAGCTCCTCGATGAACTGCTGCAGCCGCAGCTTGGCGCTGGCCTCCCGCGCCGCCGTCTCCTTCAGGAACTGGTCAATCTGCACCACCTCCCTGGGCCCGGAGCAGTCTCTTTACCCCAGTGCCTTGGCCTGGCTGCCCACCCACCCTCCGGAGGAGACCCTGAGCGGCAGGGAGAGACACGGGCACAGCTGGCCGCAGTGTCTGCTCGTGGTCACGTGGGCACACACAGAACACACCCAGGAACACTGCCCCACACAACACAACGGCACACACAGAAACGCAAGCGCACGCTCCgagtcatacacacacaccccaccaacCCAGCCCTAAACACACAACCAGACACCCTGCTCCCCACAGAGATACTCACAGGCGTGCTCAGTAACACACAGCCATCTCCTCCCTCCAGAAACACTCACGGGCACACACTTACAGTCCACATAGCCCAGCAGACAGCCCCCCACGCTCATGTACATGTACTCATATCCCGTTCATTCACAGGCACACAGTCTGAGGCACAGTCCTACCAACacattcaaacacacacactttcagAAACATTCTCAGATTCAGAAAAGCACACTTATAGTTGCATCAACCTGCAGGAGTTGCacggacacacagtacacttaaGAGTCATGTGAGTATTTACTCTCGAGTGCATTCACAGTTGTTCATGCATCCATTCACCATTTACAGGCACCCTctaggtgccaggcaccattctaggtgttggggtgtccagcagtgaacaaagcagagaaaaattCCTGCCCCCCATGGAGCTTATATCACAATGGGGACGAATAAATAACATCTGTGTACTTCATAATTCTACACTGAAAGACCAGAGGAATGAGGAGAAGCCAGCAAAGAAGACTGAAAAGAAGCCAATAGAAAGAGAGACGGTAATTCCAAGGAGAGTGTCTTAGAAACCAAGTTAAAGAGGTGTTTCAAGGATCAGCTGTGTCAAATGCTGCCAATGGGCCAAGTAAGATGATGACTTGGCCTCGGTAACATGAAGGTCATTTATGACATGGAGGATAGTGATGAAGGTGGACAACTGATCAGAGTGGGTTCAAGAGAGAAAGTggggaaagaaattgaagacgagGAGTAGAAACAATATTTTCAAGGAGTTTTTCTgtaaggaggagagaaggggcgGTAGCTTAAGGGGGAGATAGGGTTAGGCAGAGTGGAGAAAGGACCGTATGTCTGTATGTTTTTAGTAATGATACAGTAGATAGGGAAAACCTGACGGGGGcaaagggagaggggagaattgAGCCATGTCTTTGAGTAGGCAAAAGGGAAGACGATCTGGTGTCACAATCAGGAACTGGCCTTGGTAGGAGgatagaaaaggaagagaaaccgTCTTTACACACGCGGTCACACTGCCATGGACTCAGAGTCCTAAACACACACCTTCATGACACTCTTGGCCACACGCGCACCACCTTTACATGCTAGTGGCCACCGATCCCATATAATTTGGCCACATACATAGCCACACCcacggtggtggcggcggcacAGTGACACGCGTGGTCACCTACTCAGGAACATTCGCGGACACACCCACCCACAAGGCCCTTCGGGCCACTCACTGCTGCTTGCGGCTCAGCTCCTGTTCCTTGTGCACCAGGTCCTGCTTGAGCGAGGCCAGCAGCTCCACGCTCACGTCCACCTGGCGCGAGAGCTCGGAAGCGCgctcctccagctcctccttcTCGCGCCCCAGCCGCGCGCTCTCCTGCCGCGCAGTCTCCAGCTCCGCCGCCTTGCGCTCCAGCTCGGCCTGAAGCCGGCCCACCTGGCCCGCGATTTTCTGCTCCACCTCCTCGCTCAGCCGCTCCAGCCGTCGGTCCACCTCCAGCTTCTCCAGCGCGCGGATCTTGAGGCGAGCCAGGCCCTCTTCGTAAGCCACATCGGCGGGCGAGGGAGACGCGGGCGAGGCAGAGGCGGGCCCGGGGCCAGGCCCGGGCGGCGGCGTCGAGCACGCCGAGGAGGCCACGGACTTGCGGGCGAATAGCTCCCCCAGCGGGATCTCGATCTCGCGGAGCGCGTagcgcgcggcggcggcgggcacGAGGCCCGGCTCAGCCAGCTCCTCGCAGGGCAGGCTGGCGGGCACCAGGTCGCCAGGGAAGTGGGCGAGGGGTgcgtggtggtgatggtggtgcagCAGGTGGGGCGCCGCGGAGGACGGCCCGGCCGCCTGCTCCTTGCCCTGGAAGGACGTGCTCTCGAAGACCTCGCGCCGGGCGCCTGGCACGGCCAGCAGGGCGGCAGGCTCAGGCGCCAGAGGGAAaccggaggcggcggcggcggcagccgcGGCCGCCGCGGCGCCGTCGCAAATGCTGTTGGtcttggagaggatgtagagcgTCTCGTACGTGTGGCTGTACTCCAGGTGCGCGCGCAGCGACGACAGGCTCCGGAAGCGCTTGTGCTCCCCGCAGCGGGGGCAGCGGTAGGGCAGGTCCAGCGAGGCCATGGTCCCGCCGTACCCGCTGTGCCCGGGCTCCACCGCGGCCGCCCTGCGGGTCAGCCGGGAGCGCTCATGGGGGGCCGCGGGCGAGCCCCCCTGAGGGGTCAGGCAGACTCAGGGCGCTGGCGGCCAGGGGCAAGGAGGCTAGAAGAGAGGGAGCAAGCCTTAGGAGGGTGGTATCCGTCCCCACCTCCAACCCATATCCCCCACCCATGACAAAATTGACTTCCCCAGAAAACACGTGCCCAGAAGAGAGAGGCGAGGGGAGACCAATGGCCAGACCTCCCAGAGGGGACTGGCCTGCTCCAGTACCTGTGTGAGGGCTGTGCATGTATGAGAGTGAGAAAGAATGAGAAttctctaagaaagaaaaaaaaaagcattagttttatttataatagttacAACCTGGACATAACCGAAGTGCCCATCaccagtagaatggataaattgtgttATATTCATAATGGGATGTTACCCAGCAATAAGAAAAGGAACCACTGGTACAtacaacaacatgggtgaatccaTTTAATATTATGctgcatgaaagaagccagactagATTGCATAGTGCTGGATTCCACACATATGGAGTTCAAGAACAGACTAAATTGATGATGATAGAAGTCAGAATAGAGTTTACCCCTGGGGCCTATACAGACTGGGAAGGGTCAGGAGGGAACTTCATGTAATGCTGaaaatgttctctatcttgatATGAGTGGTGGTTATACAGGTGTATATGTAAGGTTATACAGTTTATACATATGTACACTTACGATTAGTGTACTATATGTACTGGCTTgttacatctcaaaaaaaaaatgcttatttcGTGTCTTGCAAACCACACTCATTAGACCAGCTGGACTATTGGTACCATGTTGCAGTGACCAAGATGTCACCTCACCTGATGATACCTATGTATGTCACTGTTCCCGTTCCTGCTTCTGTCCCACTCCCTCCCATCCCTGCTCTGCCCTTTGCTTCAAGGGCCATGATACTTGTCTTCTCCAGGTTCCTTCTGGCACAAGTCACCACCCTTCCTGGCATCCCACTCCTGGTCACCCTGAACGCCTGCTGCCCATCCCCCCTCATCTCTGGCCTCCGGTCACCCTTCCCCTGCCTTGTGGGATCCCTACCCTATTCTTCACTGCCCTCCTCTTCCTAACTGGCTGTGACCAGGCTTCAACCACCTCTGCTATCACTGTGCTCTTCCAAGTCACAGACCACCAGCTAATCAGACAATGTAGTTGTCATCAAGGGTCCTCACCT
Coding sequences within it:
- the FBXO41 gene encoding F-box only protein 41; this translates as MASLDLPYRCPRCGEHKRFRSLSSLRAHLEYSHTYETLYILSKTNSICDGAAAAAAAAAAASGFPLAPEPAALLAVPGARREVFESTSFQGKEQAAGPSSAAPHLLHHHHHHAPLAHFPGDLVPASLPCEELAEPGLVPAAAARYALREIEIPLGELFARKSVASSACSTPPPGPGPGPASASPASPSPADVAYEEGLARLKIRALEKLEVDRRLERLSEEVEQKIAGQVGRLQAELERKAAELETARQESARLGREKEELEERASELSRQVDVSVELLASLKQDLVHKEQELSRKQQEVVQIDQFLKETAAREASAKLRLQQFIEELLERADRAERQLQVISSSCGSTPSASLGRGGGGSGAGPSTRGPGRTREHHAGLVMPSTYAVSRHGSSPSTGACSRIPAASQSSGCYDSDSLELPRPEEGAPEDSGPGGLGTRVQAANGGLERAQPPRSSGLRRQAIQNWQRRPRRHSTEGEEGDVSDVGSRTTESEAEGPSDAPRPGPAMAGPLSSCRLSARPEGGSGRGRRAERGSPSRSNEVISPEILKMRAALFCIFTYLDTRTLLHAAEVCRDWRFVARHPAVWTRVLLENARVCSKFLAMLAQWCTQAHSLTLQNLKPRQRGKKESKEEYARSTRGCLEAGLESLLKAAGGNLLILRISHCPNILTDRSLWLASCYCRALQAVTYRSATDPVGHEVIWALGAGCREIVSLQVAPLHPCQQPTRFSNRCLQMIGRCWPHLRALGVGGAGCGVQGLASLARNCMRLQVLELDHVSEITQEVAAEVCREGLKGLEMLVLTATPVTPKALLHFNSICRNLKSIVVQVGIADYFKEPSSPEAQKLFEDMVTKLQALRRRPGFSKILHIKVEGGC